A single Paenibacillus sp. FSL R5-0517 DNA region contains:
- the carA gene encoding glutamine-hydrolyzing carbamoyl-phosphate synthase small subunit — protein MQAQARLLLEDGTLFTGKAFGAEGETTGEVVFNTGITGYQEVLSDPSYCGQIVTMTYPLIGNYGITRDDFESIRPYVHGFVVRRHEPTPSNWRAEYSVDNLLKEYGIVGISEIDTRMLTRRIRHHGTMKGILTTGSKPVEELLEMMGDTTIAELRNQVPMTSTEHVYNSPGTAERIVLVDYGAKTGILRELSKRNCDVVVVPHDVTADEIRRLNPDGIQLSNGPGDPKDVPHAVKMISELLGEYPIFGICLGHQLFALAAGADTEKLKFGHRGGNHPVKELESGRCFITSQNHGFTVNEESVKSTDLEVTHINNNDKTIEGLKHKSFPAFSVQYHPEAAPGPYDNSYLFDRFIEMIREHKITNPQKPRQAVLAAAVKGAQ, from the coding sequence ATGCAGGCACAGGCAAGATTATTGTTGGAAGACGGCACACTGTTCACCGGGAAAGCATTCGGTGCTGAAGGTGAAACGACAGGTGAGGTCGTTTTTAATACGGGAATTACAGGCTATCAAGAGGTGCTTTCGGATCCTTCCTATTGCGGTCAAATCGTAACCATGACGTATCCGCTGATCGGAAACTACGGTATTACGCGTGATGACTTTGAGTCGATTCGTCCATACGTACACGGTTTCGTTGTACGTCGTCATGAGCCAACGCCGAGCAACTGGCGTGCGGAATATAGCGTAGACAATCTGCTCAAGGAATACGGTATCGTAGGAATCAGCGAAATTGATACACGCATGTTGACTCGCCGGATTCGTCACCACGGCACAATGAAGGGAATTCTCACAACAGGATCGAAGCCTGTGGAAGAACTGCTGGAGATGATGGGAGACACCACCATCGCCGAGCTGCGTAACCAGGTGCCTATGACTTCTACAGAGCATGTCTACAACAGCCCGGGAACGGCTGAACGTATTGTGCTCGTGGATTATGGTGCCAAAACAGGAATCTTGCGCGAACTCAGCAAACGTAACTGTGACGTTGTCGTTGTTCCGCACGATGTAACAGCAGACGAGATTCGTCGCCTGAACCCGGACGGTATTCAACTGTCCAACGGCCCTGGGGACCCGAAAGATGTACCTCACGCAGTTAAAATGATCAGTGAACTGCTTGGCGAATACCCGATCTTCGGCATCTGCCTGGGTCACCAATTGTTCGCACTTGCGGCAGGAGCAGATACCGAAAAACTCAAGTTTGGACATCGCGGAGGAAACCACCCGGTGAAAGAGCTGGAGAGCGGACGTTGCTTCATCACATCCCAGAACCATGGTTTTACCGTAAACGAGGAGTCTGTGAAGAGCACGGACCTGGAAGTTACACATATCAACAATAACGATAAGACTATTGAAGGTCTGAAACATAAATCCTTCCCGGCATTCTCGGTTCAGTATCACCCAGAAGCAGCCCCGGGTCCTTACGACAACAGCTATCTGTTTGACCGCTTCATCGAGATGATTCGCGAGCACAAAATCACTAACCCGCAAAAGCCGCGTCAAGCCGTATTGGCAGCCGCAGTGAAAGGAGCACAATAA
- a CDS encoding dihydroorotase codes for MLQIIKNANILNQQGELERKTIIIDEGKIKKIAGLEDQAVLDAEKSAHHVTDASGKLVIPGLIDMHVHLREPGFEHKETIETGARSAAQGGFTTIACMPNTRPVTDTAEVVKLVLDKAKEADLVKVLPYAAITKNELGRELTDFAALKEAGAIGFTDDGVGVQNAQMMKDAMSLAASMDMPVIAHCEDDSLVVGGYVTEGEFSKRHGIKGIPNESEAIHVGRDILLAEATGVHYHVCHVSTEQSVRLIRLAKSIGIKVTAEVCPHHLVLSDEDIPGMDANWKMNPPLRSPRDVQACIEGLLDGTLDMIVTDHAPHSEEEKAKGMELAPFGIVGFETAFPLLYTKFVETGLWSLDFLVKRMTADPARVFRLDTGKLEEGAPADITMIDLNEEKAVDPATFATKGRNTPFTGWKLKGWAVQTWVDGKSVWSNTVQQ; via the coding sequence ATGCTACAGATTATAAAGAATGCGAACATCTTGAACCAACAAGGGGAACTTGAACGGAAAACCATCATTATAGATGAAGGTAAAATTAAAAAGATCGCTGGCCTGGAAGACCAAGCCGTATTGGATGCCGAAAAGTCAGCGCATCATGTGACAGACGCATCAGGCAAACTGGTCATTCCGGGATTGATCGATATGCACGTGCATCTGCGTGAGCCTGGATTCGAACACAAAGAGACGATCGAGACAGGTGCCCGTTCAGCAGCACAAGGCGGTTTTACAACGATTGCCTGCATGCCAAACACAAGACCGGTTACAGACACAGCGGAAGTTGTGAAACTGGTACTGGATAAAGCCAAAGAAGCCGATCTGGTAAAAGTGTTGCCTTATGCAGCCATTACCAAAAACGAACTGGGTCGTGAACTTACCGATTTTGCCGCCTTGAAAGAAGCAGGGGCTATCGGATTCACGGATGACGGTGTCGGCGTACAAAACGCTCAAATGATGAAAGATGCCATGAGCCTCGCAGCAAGCATGGATATGCCAGTGATCGCTCACTGTGAAGATGACTCACTGGTTGTAGGTGGATATGTGACGGAAGGCGAGTTTTCCAAACGTCATGGTATCAAAGGCATTCCTAATGAATCCGAGGCTATCCACGTAGGCCGGGATATTCTGCTCGCAGAAGCAACGGGAGTTCATTACCACGTCTGCCACGTAAGCACAGAGCAATCGGTTCGCCTGATTCGTCTGGCGAAATCCATCGGTATTAAAGTAACTGCTGAGGTGTGTCCGCACCATCTGGTGTTGTCGGATGAAGATATCCCGGGCATGGACGCCAACTGGAAGATGAACCCGCCGCTACGCTCACCACGTGATGTGCAGGCGTGTATCGAAGGTTTGCTGGACGGCACGCTGGACATGATCGTAACCGATCACGCGCCACACAGTGAAGAAGAGAAAGCCAAAGGCATGGAGCTGGCACCTTTCGGTATCGTAGGATTCGAAACAGCCTTCCCACTGCTGTACACGAAGTTTGTGGAAACTGGACTTTGGAGCTTGGACTTCCTGGTAAAACGCATGACAGCTGATCCGGCACGTGTATTCCGACTGGATACAGGCAAACTGGAAGAAGGAGCACCAGCGGATATCACGATGATTGATCTGAACGAGGAAAAAGCGGTTGATCCTGCAACGTTTGCAACCAAAGGAAGAAACACCCCATTCACAGGCTGGAAGCTGAAAGGCTGGGCTGTACAAACATGGGTGGATGGCAAAAGCGTGTGGAGCAACACTGTACAACAATAA
- a CDS encoding aspartate carbamoyltransferase catalytic subunit, translating into MMITQTALRDRSLLGLKELSRGEIESILNRAAHWEAQKEKLVPVLESRFVANMFFENSTRTRFSFEMAEKRLGAQVLNFTAAASSVEKGESIYDTVRTLESMGIDAGVIRLKPAGVLQQLAKKVSVPLVNAGDGNNEHPTQALLDLYTMRKAFGELKGLRVSIIGDILHSRVARSNLWALHKFGADVRFCAPQTMQAPELAEHAPYVGFEEALDADVVMMLRVQLERHQHGLITSAEDYREHYGLTEERASRLKPSTIIMHPAPVNRNVEVDDAVVESEASRIFPQMANGVPIRMAVMERAMKL; encoded by the coding sequence ATGATGATTACACAGACAGCATTGAGAGACCGGAGCTTGCTTGGACTGAAGGAACTTAGCCGAGGAGAGATCGAGTCCATTCTGAACAGGGCGGCTCACTGGGAAGCGCAGAAAGAGAAACTGGTTCCTGTACTTGAATCACGCTTCGTTGCGAACATGTTCTTCGAAAACAGCACCCGCACCCGCTTCTCCTTCGAAATGGCAGAGAAACGCCTGGGCGCACAAGTGCTGAACTTCACGGCAGCCGCATCCAGTGTGGAAAAAGGAGAGTCCATCTACGATACGGTGCGAACACTTGAGTCGATGGGCATTGATGCAGGCGTGATCCGGTTGAAACCGGCAGGCGTTCTGCAACAGCTGGCTAAGAAAGTGAGTGTTCCGCTCGTGAACGCCGGAGACGGCAACAATGAGCATCCCACACAGGCGTTGCTGGACCTCTACACGATGCGGAAAGCATTTGGCGAACTGAAAGGCTTGCGTGTTTCCATCATAGGTGACATTCTGCATAGCCGCGTAGCACGCTCCAACCTGTGGGCACTGCATAAGTTCGGCGCAGATGTACGCTTCTGTGCACCGCAAACGATGCAGGCACCGGAACTCGCAGAGCATGCTCCTTATGTCGGTTTTGAAGAAGCGCTGGATGCAGATGTAGTCATGATGCTCCGTGTTCAACTGGAACGTCATCAACATGGCTTAATTACTTCAGCTGAGGATTATCGCGAACACTACGGATTGACGGAAGAACGGGCGTCACGCCTAAAACCAAGCACCATTATCATGCACCCTGCTCCAGTGAACCGCAACGTCGAGGTAGATGACGCGGTTGTGGAGAGTGAAGCATCGCGGATCTTCCCGCAGATGGCAAACGGCGTTCCCATCCGCATGGCGGTTATGGAACGTGCGATGAAACTGTAA
- the pyrR gene encoding bifunctional pyr operon transcriptional regulator/uracil phosphoribosyltransferase PyrR: MSTETHVIMDETAIRRALTRIAHEILEKNKGIDDCVLVGIRTRGVYLAERIAAKIEEIEGAKVPWGELDVTPYRDDRLDENKANRKEMLIMTPESLSIHNKKVILFDDVLYTGRTIRAAMDALMDCGRPQNIQLAVLADRGHRELPIRPDFIGKNVPTSKSEEIEVALMETDGQDEVKITQNRGEQA; encoded by the coding sequence ATGAGCACAGAGACACATGTCATTATGGATGAGACGGCGATCCGCCGCGCATTAACACGGATTGCCCATGAGATATTGGAGAAAAACAAAGGAATCGATGATTGTGTGCTGGTCGGTATCCGTACACGCGGGGTTTACCTCGCAGAACGGATTGCCGCGAAGATTGAAGAAATCGAAGGCGCCAAAGTCCCCTGGGGAGAACTGGATGTGACTCCTTACCGCGATGATCGCTTGGACGAAAACAAGGCGAATCGCAAGGAAATGTTGATTATGACACCTGAATCACTTTCGATCCATAACAAAAAAGTGATCTTGTTCGATGATGTGCTCTATACCGGACGTACGATTCGCGCAGCGATGGATGCCCTGATGGACTGTGGAAGACCGCAGAACATTCAGCTGGCGGTACTCGCAGACCGTGGACACCGGGAACTTCCGATTCGACCTGATTTTATCGGCAAGAATGTGCCGACTTCCAAATCAGAAGAGATCGAAGTTGCACTTATGGAAACGGACGGACAGGACGAAGTCAAAATCACTCAGAACCGGGGGGAGCAAGCATGA
- a CDS encoding YhgE/Pip domain-containing protein: protein MRHIWHVYKTDWLHILKVPTGIFLIVAIILLPGVYDWVNVKSVWDPYSNTQGIKIAVTTEDEGATVAGTNVNIGDELVSSLKHNEKLGWTFVDRAEASRGVQTGEYYASLLIPGDFSSKITGIVDGKLERPEVIYTVNEKVNAIAPKITGSGVSAITTQINENFTEAVSEAVLTKLKEAGVEINAQLPTLRKMENGIFTLEKNLPAIQAAGQKVLEVEKAMPEIVKDAQKIVEIEKKLPEINEAAKYVLKVQEYWPQINDAASEVLAIQGRIPDIQKAVERIREVDENFGQVSAVIQTALDKTDKALSIVTAAEQDLDKVSQIAGNGIELAESLNQFVDSSEEAFQAIGPTIRQNLLLVQQITNAAGDLFAQLQDSDLDNLPTAEDLDRIAARLGIAVKLVDSMAELLGKIDNLLPSHPLTEQIQHLNSVSDKLQLQIRLAGIISDAMRRNTKLPADVVAQLNLLSKDISSGIGNLLTTYESDISPALSAGVDKLRSILSTSSSAMQGARDQIPDIADILASAKEGITFGQTELTKIQSDLPQIQSKIHEISETLASKSEGFIQALNTVSSLIRTDLPKLGTKLNEAADFVRHDLPNAEKQIGKASDFVQNQLPEVEKGVHRVATLVSDDLPALESAISKAADKLREVEGNNQFAELAKLLRGDIEEESAFLASPVQIKEQQLYPIPNYGSAMSPFYGVLSLWVGSTLLISLLRAEAENPEGKFRGYELYLGRLATFLTIGLLQAISVTLGDILILGTYVADKLWFVLFAMLVSAVFVTITYTLLSVFGNIGKGIAIIFMVFQFSSSGGTFPISMTSPFFQALNPFMPFTYAISLLRESVGGILWSTAIKDILWLCMFIALSLIVALALKRPLSSLTKRSAENAKKTKIIA, encoded by the coding sequence ATGCGTCACATTTGGCACGTTTACAAAACAGACTGGTTGCATATTCTGAAGGTTCCCACAGGTATATTTCTAATTGTGGCTATCATCTTACTGCCCGGGGTGTATGACTGGGTCAACGTCAAGTCCGTATGGGACCCGTACAGTAACACCCAGGGGATCAAAATTGCAGTGACAACTGAAGACGAGGGTGCAACTGTTGCAGGAACCAATGTCAATATCGGAGACGAACTGGTATCCAGCCTCAAACACAACGAAAAGCTGGGCTGGACTTTTGTAGATCGGGCTGAGGCCAGTCGAGGTGTACAAACTGGAGAGTACTATGCAAGCCTGCTCATTCCCGGAGACTTTTCGTCCAAAATTACAGGTATTGTTGACGGAAAGCTGGAGCGTCCAGAGGTAATCTATACCGTTAATGAGAAGGTGAATGCCATTGCTCCCAAAATCACAGGCTCTGGTGTATCTGCCATAACAACACAAATCAATGAAAATTTCACTGAAGCCGTCAGTGAGGCCGTTCTTACCAAGTTGAAGGAAGCCGGGGTTGAAATTAACGCCCAGCTTCCAACTTTGCGCAAGATGGAGAATGGCATTTTCACCCTGGAGAAAAATCTTCCGGCCATCCAAGCCGCGGGTCAAAAGGTACTGGAAGTGGAAAAAGCCATGCCTGAGATTGTAAAAGATGCTCAAAAGATCGTCGAAATCGAAAAAAAACTACCTGAAATCAATGAAGCGGCAAAGTATGTGCTCAAGGTGCAGGAGTATTGGCCACAAATTAATGATGCGGCTTCGGAAGTGCTGGCTATTCAAGGGCGGATACCGGATATACAAAAAGCGGTAGAACGCATTCGAGAAGTGGATGAAAACTTTGGTCAGGTATCAGCTGTCATCCAAACAGCCCTGGATAAAACCGACAAGGCTCTCTCTATCGTAACGGCCGCAGAACAAGATCTGGACAAAGTATCCCAAATCGCTGGCAACGGGATTGAGCTGGCTGAAAGCTTGAATCAATTTGTAGATTCAAGTGAAGAAGCGTTTCAGGCTATTGGCCCAACGATCCGCCAGAATCTGCTGCTAGTGCAGCAGATTACCAACGCTGCTGGAGACCTATTTGCACAATTGCAGGATTCGGATCTTGATAACCTGCCCACAGCAGAAGATCTGGACCGGATTGCTGCACGTTTGGGGATTGCGGTAAAACTTGTCGACAGTATGGCAGAACTGCTGGGCAAAATAGACAACTTGCTTCCAAGCCATCCACTTACCGAACAAATTCAGCATTTGAACTCCGTTTCAGATAAACTGCAGTTACAAATCCGACTGGCTGGCATCATCAGTGATGCCATGCGCCGCAATACAAAGCTACCCGCAGACGTCGTCGCTCAGTTAAATTTGCTCTCCAAAGACATTAGCAGTGGCATTGGCAATCTCTTGACTACGTATGAAAGTGACATATCACCGGCTCTATCGGCTGGCGTGGATAAATTGCGGTCCATCCTCTCCACTTCTTCAAGTGCAATGCAAGGAGCAAGAGATCAAATTCCGGATATTGCGGACATTCTTGCATCTGCCAAAGAAGGGATTACGTTTGGACAGACCGAGTTGACGAAAATCCAGAGCGACCTGCCTCAAATCCAATCCAAGATCCATGAGATATCAGAGACACTCGCAAGCAAAAGTGAAGGTTTTATTCAAGCTTTGAACACCGTCTCTTCCTTAATCCGGACCGATCTGCCCAAATTGGGAACCAAACTGAACGAAGCGGCTGATTTTGTTCGTCATGATCTGCCTAATGCCGAGAAACAGATAGGCAAGGCATCCGATTTTGTTCAGAACCAGCTTCCGGAGGTCGAAAAAGGAGTCCATCGTGTTGCCACACTGGTAAGTGATGATCTGCCAGCACTGGAAAGTGCCATCAGCAAAGCGGCAGACAAACTTAGGGAAGTCGAAGGTAATAACCAGTTTGCCGAGCTCGCCAAACTTCTGCGCGGCGATATCGAAGAAGAGAGTGCTTTCCTTGCAAGCCCAGTGCAAATCAAGGAACAGCAGCTTTACCCGATTCCGAATTATGGATCGGCCATGTCACCATTTTATGGCGTGCTGTCCTTGTGGGTCGGCTCAACACTGCTGATTTCTCTGCTTCGTGCCGAAGCTGAGAATCCAGAGGGCAAGTTCCGGGGATATGAGTTATATCTTGGACGCCTCGCTACTTTTCTGACCATTGGGTTGCTTCAGGCGATATCCGTCACCCTGGGAGATATCTTAATCCTGGGTACCTATGTCGCCGATAAACTGTGGTTTGTCCTGTTTGCCATGCTGGTGAGTGCCGTATTTGTCACCATCACGTACACCCTGCTGTCCGTTTTTGGAAATATCGGAAAAGGGATCGCCATCATCTTTATGGTGTTCCAGTTCTCCAGCTCTGGCGGTACGTTCCCAATCAGCATGACATCCCCCTTTTTCCAGGCATTAAATCCGTTCATGCCCTTCACGTATGCGATCAGTCTGCTGCGTGAGTCGGTCGGCGGTATATTGTGGTCTACTGCCATCAAGGATATTCTGTGGTTGTGTATGTTCATCGCGCTGAGTCTCATTGTTGCTCTCGCTTTGAAACGCCCACTCAGCAGTCTCACCAAACGTTCAGCCGAGAATGCCAAGAAGACCAAAATTATTGCTTAA
- a CDS encoding DUF6080 domain-containing protein, with protein MKFLDYLFYNRRANWTAFYLFAGFALFYGLMNGSYVLYIENNAELLGMYSPFNTTLFPLNLFNFDPSMYYGDNSSSVIHPLISFLSVTLAAVAKLLGGNWFFLILQSLVNAGSVVLAYLFLSQKEDRPTIIPLLFALLFGFSSYLMYTALIPDSYPYVQFVILFSVVYMQYTRERQDVRYVPNALLASINFGLTSTNIVPFAGATFFNMHAWRKANLKKYIGIMALAVLIIVVMTGIQYVAFGGRSWVSNWLLGIQNGGTSYATPFQFAIHWKALNMLTINPMMTPKMHLLDPGMAAFVTDLSRSNPIVVQITGIFILLLALMGIIKGIREREVWTLVPYILFAFLLHVVVGFGLAVFQYDMYLYAGHYLFAFFLLGGGFVISLRPGLGKKAIIGLIMLCVIVTASNNIYRHAETLTTIKQSYDQLEQDRSVK; from the coding sequence ATGAAATTTTTGGACTACTTATTTTATAATCGAAGAGCTAACTGGACAGCCTTTTATCTGTTTGCTGGATTTGCTTTATTCTATGGTTTAATGAACGGCTCGTACGTTCTGTACATTGAAAATAATGCGGAATTGCTTGGGATGTATAGCCCTTTTAATACGACGCTGTTTCCACTCAATTTATTCAACTTTGATCCATCGATGTATTACGGCGACAACAGTTCTTCCGTGATTCATCCGCTGATTTCCTTTCTGTCAGTCACCCTTGCGGCTGTAGCGAAGCTGCTGGGAGGCAACTGGTTCTTTCTAATTTTGCAATCGCTGGTAAATGCGGGTTCGGTGGTGCTGGCGTATCTGTTCCTGAGTCAAAAAGAAGATAGACCGACGATTATACCTTTGCTGTTCGCCTTACTGTTTGGTTTCAGTTCCTACCTCATGTATACTGCGTTGATCCCGGACTCGTATCCTTATGTACAGTTCGTTATTCTGTTCTCCGTGGTTTACATGCAGTATACGCGTGAGCGTCAGGACGTACGATATGTACCCAATGCATTGCTTGCATCGATTAACTTCGGATTAACCTCAACCAATATCGTACCGTTTGCTGGTGCCACTTTCTTCAATATGCATGCATGGCGTAAGGCCAATTTGAAAAAATACATTGGTATCATGGCACTAGCGGTTCTGATTATTGTCGTTATGACAGGCATTCAATATGTTGCATTTGGAGGTCGCAGCTGGGTTAGTAACTGGCTATTGGGCATTCAAAATGGTGGAACTAGCTATGCAACACCATTCCAGTTCGCCATTCACTGGAAAGCATTGAACATGTTAACCATCAATCCGATGATGACACCGAAGATGCATTTACTTGACCCGGGCATGGCTGCCTTTGTTACGGATCTATCTCGTTCCAACCCAATTGTTGTGCAGATTACAGGGATCTTTATTTTACTATTGGCACTCATGGGCATCATTAAAGGCATTCGTGAACGTGAAGTATGGACCCTTGTTCCATATATTCTGTTTGCTTTTTTGCTTCATGTAGTCGTGGGTTTCGGATTGGCTGTATTTCAATATGACATGTACCTGTATGCGGGACACTATCTGTTTGCGTTCTTCCTGTTGGGTGGAGGATTCGTCATCAGCCTGCGTCCGGGATTGGGGAAAAAAGCGATTATAGGCTTAATCATGTTATGTGTTATCGTTACGGCAAGTAACAACATCTATCGCCACGCAGAAACATTAACAACAATCAAGCAATCCTATGATCAATTGGAACAGGACCGGTCAGTGAAATAA
- a CDS encoding EamA family transporter, with product MLIDSWMVAVLVVMTLCGALGGAGLKAYASSRNRLHVLMGLGFYGTGALLNIVLLKFLPLTVVLPANALTYVWTLIIAMLVFKEAVGPLRWIGVACIMGGLCLLVF from the coding sequence GTGTTGATCGATAGCTGGATGGTTGCCGTTTTAGTTGTCATGACATTGTGTGGTGCACTGGGCGGGGCTGGACTGAAGGCTTATGCATCTAGTCGCAATCGTCTGCATGTACTCATGGGACTCGGATTCTACGGAACCGGTGCGTTGCTGAATATTGTATTGTTGAAGTTTCTCCCATTAACCGTAGTACTGCCTGCCAACGCATTAACCTATGTTTGGACTCTGATCATTGCGATGCTGGTATTTAAAGAGGCAGTGGGGCCTTTACGCTGGATTGGCGTGGCGTGTATTATGGGTGGCTTATGTTTATTGGTGTTCTAA
- a CDS encoding EamA family transporter, with amino-acid sequence MGEIKSRHTGKWLMLVSAFLTATGQLFWKWGLTEWIYLGVGFLCYGLGAILMIKAFALEKLSVAYPLMCASYVFALIYGYFLLGEEITVQKLAAVVLLGIGVTLTSVDR; translated from the coding sequence GTGGGGGAAATAAAATCGCGTCATACCGGTAAATGGTTGATGCTCGTCTCCGCATTTCTGACAGCAACGGGTCAATTGTTCTGGAAATGGGGACTAACCGAGTGGATTTACCTTGGTGTTGGTTTTCTGTGTTATGGACTTGGAGCGATTTTGATGATTAAAGCTTTTGCTCTGGAAAAACTCTCTGTTGCTTATCCTCTGATGTGTGCCAGCTACGTATTTGCCTTAATCTATGGATATTTTTTGCTTGGGGAAGAAATTACGGTGCAGAAGCTGGCAGCAGTTGTGTTGCTTGGAATCGGGGTGACATTAACCAGTGTTGATCGATAG
- a CDS encoding HAD family hydrolase, which translates to MKSTKVAIFDIDKTIIRSDSMFQFVHYGVRRYPWQVWRLPVIALHTVLFKAGIMTVEQVKRSYFQEIERMTEKDLEHFFDTRLRTSIFAEASVEMQHRKEAGYHVLLVTASPHAYMKYFKNFPWVDHVIGTELVRHANGYTCRIDGSNCKGEEKVRRIQAYLSEKNMVIDYDQSCSYSDSLSDLPVMQLVSQRYFINKRVPDMEALTWGK; encoded by the coding sequence GTGAAAAGCACGAAAGTCGCAATTTTTGATATTGATAAAACAATTATACGCAGTGATTCCATGTTTCAATTTGTGCACTACGGTGTTCGCCGTTACCCGTGGCAGGTATGGAGATTACCTGTCATCGCATTACATACTGTTTTATTCAAGGCAGGCATCATGACTGTTGAACAAGTCAAACGATCCTACTTTCAAGAAATTGAGCGTATGACTGAAAAAGATCTCGAACATTTCTTCGATACCCGATTGCGTACGTCCATTTTTGCCGAGGCCAGTGTAGAGATGCAGCATCGCAAAGAAGCAGGGTATCACGTCTTACTGGTAACTGCATCTCCGCATGCCTATATGAAATACTTTAAAAACTTTCCCTGGGTGGATCATGTCATTGGAACTGAGCTTGTCCGTCATGCGAATGGTTACACATGCAGAATTGATGGCAGCAATTGCAAAGGGGAAGAGAAGGTACGCCGAATTCAGGCTTATCTTAGTGAGAAAAATATGGTCATTGACTATGACCAGTCATGTTCCTACTCGGACTCCTTATCGGACCTTCCCGTCATGCAGCTAGTGAGTCAACGATACTTTATTAACAAGCGTGTTCCGGACATGGAGGCATTAACGTGGGGGAAATAA
- a CDS encoding decaprenyl-phosphate phosphoribosyltransferase, which produces MLSSRTSTVSSPATGTGSTVSGLFRLLRPKQWTKNLLLFAALLFSFEEIRAETILATLLGFILFSFVAGCVYILNDFVDRDRDRQHPVKKYRPMASGQVNPSHALLFGIILLILSVGTAFMMNPLFGVLCIVYFLLNVSYSFVLKHLVILDMMTIAAGFVLRAIAGGVLIHVPFTPWFLICTMLLSLFLAIGKRRNELTLLEGNTGSHRKVLDNYSITLLDQFNTIVTTATIISYSLFTFTSDRTIHLMWTIPLVIYGMFRYLYLIHMKSQGGSPDRVLFEDKPILITVILYVISVVTIFTIFE; this is translated from the coding sequence TTGTTATCATCACGAACGAGTACGGTATCCTCACCGGCTACAGGAACAGGAAGTACAGTGTCAGGATTATTCAGATTGTTAAGACCCAAACAGTGGACTAAAAATCTGCTGTTATTTGCTGCGTTACTATTCTCTTTTGAGGAGATTCGGGCTGAAACCATTCTTGCGACTTTGCTTGGTTTTATTCTATTTAGCTTCGTTGCAGGCTGTGTTTATATTTTAAATGACTTTGTAGATCGGGACAGGGATCGACAGCATCCGGTGAAAAAGTATCGTCCGATGGCTTCTGGGCAGGTAAATCCGAGTCATGCTTTGTTGTTTGGTATTATTCTGTTAATCCTTTCCGTCGGAACGGCCTTCATGATGAACCCTCTATTCGGCGTGTTATGTATTGTTTATTTTCTATTGAATGTATCATATTCATTTGTGCTGAAACATCTCGTTATCCTGGATATGATGACCATTGCAGCCGGCTTTGTACTTCGTGCCATTGCAGGTGGTGTACTGATCCATGTACCATTCACACCGTGGTTTTTGATCTGTACCATGCTGTTGTCATTGTTTTTGGCCATTGGCAAACGCAGAAATGAACTTACGCTGCTTGAGGGGAATACGGGATCGCACCGTAAGGTTTTAGACAACTACTCCATTACGTTGCTGGATCAATTCAATACGATTGTGACGACAGCTACGATTATCAGCTACTCTCTATTCACATTCACTTCAGACCGGACCATCCATCTCATGTGGACCATTCCACTGGTCATTTACGGCATGTTCCGTTATCTGTATCTGATCCACATGAAGAGCCAGGGAGGCTCACCCGATCGAGTACTGTTTGAGGACAAGCCCATATTAATTACGGTGATTTTGTATGTGATCAGTGTTGTTACCATTTTTACTATCTTTGAATAA